Genomic window (Psilocybe cubensis strain MGC-MH-2018 chromosome 1, whole genome shotgun sequence):
CAGATACACCCTCCGTCTACAGTCGCACCAATTTCTCCCCTCGGGTACTAGACCATGGCGGCCAGGATCTGTATCGCGACCAATGCGATGGCCCAGAGCCAATCTCGCCGTATTTGTCCCGGTCTAAAGGCGCACATAATCGGGTCCAAGGCCAACCCACTAGCATGCTCGGTCTCGTCGAAGATAGTCGCTTTTCATCCGCTCTATCGGGGAAAAATGATGACGAACAACCTTATGCTGGTGAAGAGGACGAAGTCGAAACAGATACTCGAATGAGCTATCTTGGGCCGAAGATGCGCTTTCATTCCCGCGCGCCTTGGGAGATGGAAGGAGACACgctcgaagaagaggacgatcTGGACCAGCCTTCCCGCCATTTCCAACAGGGCCATTTGTTTGGTCGCTCCTCTGGGTCCAAGTTTGACTCTTCCCGTTCCTCTAGTCCGAGGCCAAGTTTCAATAGCCGTCCTAGCGGTGAATCCTTATATTCCCAGATTCCACCCAAACGATCGTTTGAAACTATTAACTCCCAAATGTCATACCCTAGAGGCGCATTGTAGTACGCTTCTTTAATGCTCTATTTGATTTCTATCCCTGACGTATCTTGATCGGTTTCAGCGCGTTAGCCCAGGAAAGTCTGTCGACTAATTCTCTTACTCGACCTGCTCTTCCAACAAAGGAAAATAAAGACACAGTCCGTAACAAATTCTCCTTTGGAAGGCTCAAACCGGATCCTCCTGCAGTCTCCTTGCCCCAATCCCCGATCCGTGGTCGATTTCCTACATCTCCCGGAGCTCATGAACAACCATCTTTCAAATTTGAATCACACACTCGTTCCAATAACACATATTATGCCAACAAGAGTTTTGCTAACTCTACTCAAGAATCAATGCATCCATACGCCAATCCCGATCTCGTTGTATCATATGCTGATGACGATACAGAAAATTTTACCTCCCAAAGTGTACAACATCCTAGAAACGATTCTAGTATCACCATTATGGAATCTTCGTCGACTGATTCCATGATCAAGTCTAGTTCACGCGCAACCTTGACTCCCGACACATCAGTCAATTCAATAAGTTCGAAGCATCGCGCTTCTTCTATTCTGACGAAAACTATCTCCTCTCCTGTACCTGTTTTAGGTTCATCTCAACGAGTTGATTCGGTGGTGTCTGACACAAACAGTATCTTTTCCCTACAACCATCTGTAAATAACCTTCCAGGTTGGACAGAGCGTAATACTCCGCCCACGTTCTCCCTTATCTCTCTGGAGGAAGCCAGAGCACAGCGCACGCGAAGTTCTACTGTCACTGTACCGACAAAAGTCTCATCTTTGACTGGCGTGGTAGAATCTTCGACGTCATTCCCATATGGAGATATAGAAAGTGCGACTAACGATTCCACCCCATTATCCCGGACACGAGCTCGTTCTATAAGTGCTGGTGCTAAAGCCAAGAATGCAATCCAGGGTTCTTCCAAGCCACAGCGACGTGATTCAGCGTCTTCCAGCGCCCATCAGATCCCCGCTGCAGCAACCGGTACGCCAGGAACTAAAGGTTTGAAACATAAGAAAAGTGGCTTTATGCGTCTCTTCAACGGTGGAAAGTCCCTTGAAAAAGAAGAGCAGAACAGTCCTCCACCTGTGCCATCGTTACCTGAAACCGTTGTTCCTCCCCAGCTTGTCCAGAGGACCCCAAAAAATGTTCTTCATCGCATTCCAGTACCTAGCCTTCCACCAACTTCGACTGCTTTTGAAAACTCTTTTTCGGAGCCAAGTGAGAGGGATTCATTGAAGCTGAATCTTAGCCCCAAGCGCACCCCCCCTCCTTCCCTCTCTATTAATACAATCTCTCAAGGGGTCACCTCTAGGTCGTCAACCTCTGATCTTCTTCCATTCCAACGGCCGTTTTTAAACGAACAACCCCAGAGTGCACCAGCCCATGTTTCTGAGTTCCCAGCATTGAGATTACGTCCTGTTTCAACTTTATTCAGTGACCACTTCAAAGACCATATCGTCACTGGGGATTCGAGGTCGTCTGACGAAACAACGGATTTGGACACGCCTAGATCTCCGAGCCCCGGTGGCTTGATGTCGCCTGTAACGCCTGCCTCTGCTTTGAATAGCAATAACGATAAAAATCAAGCGTCTTTGCTCTCTTCTGAAGAAGATTCAAAGCTGAGGGCCCTTCAGGAGGAATTTGATTCATCGAAACAGGCGTGGCAACGTCATATCTGGGAGTTGGAGGGACAAGTCCGCGATTTGAAATTGGAGCTAGCAGAGAGCAAGACAAAAAATACTGGGGAATATTGTCATTCTTGTGGAAGAGGCGTCAGAAAGGAGTTTGTCACCCCTACTTCCACGGCAGGCAGTATTCTCAATAGACCCAGAGCACGTACGGGGGTATCCTCTCGATTCGGCAATGCATTACCTTGACAAATGAGCAACCATTAGGTTACTCGCAGTTTCTGGCTTGTTACCCGGGCAGGAATTGTATCATTATTAACGTTGGTTTATTTCCTATATATCCCGGCCTCTAAACTTCCCGGCTTACTATTCTAAACAGCAATGTTTTACTATCCTTTATTCTTGTTGTACTGGCCTTTTATCATTCCTAATTTGATACCTCTATTTTTCTATAAGTAGGCGCTGGAAAAAGGTGTTCGTATGTCACTCGTTTGATTTcaatttttgatttgtttgttttatGAGTTAGTTCTTTGACTATATAATATCATTATACCTGTTTATCTGTTTGCTAGATACCCTCATCGGCACCAATTAGCCATCCAATGCCCTTTGACAATACCCTTGAAGCCTGACTTGAGACATCCTCTCCATCGGTCCTTCGAGAGCTTTCACTTCGCGGTGACCCTCTTCCATCAGTATCTGATACTTGAGATCGAGCGCGATGTCCAACCCCAAAAGGAAAATTGGCGGCCACAGATTTAAAAGTCCTGCTAGCCAGGGCAGCTGCATCAGGAGTACTCAACAATGGAGGCGAGGGCACGTGGAAATCTTGGAGTCTAGCGCGTAAAGAAGATGCTACATTGCCAGGTACATTGTCCGTTTTACGGGAATTTAGAACCGTGTCCCCAGTGCGCCTTCGTTGAAGTTTTGCTTCATGGGCCTGACTATTTTCTCTTTCCAATTTGCGCCAGGCGGACAAAACTTCGTTTATTTGATCGGGAGGGCATAGTTCCAAAGCATACCCCAGCAATGTCATTTTCTTGGGAAGGTCATCGTATTCTTGCTGACGACCAAGTTGGTAACAGGCGATCCAACAAACTTCCGATGCTTCTTTCACTCGGTCGTCGTCTGAACCCATTGTAGTCATGTGTCGAAGCTCCGTGACCGTGCGCACCATACGTTCATTGTTCTCATAAGCACGAGTAAAGTCTTCTGCTTGAAGAGCAGTATCCGCTAGCATAGCTAATACTTTGACTTCTGCAACTGAGTCACCTGCGTAACCCAGTTTATTAGATAGCTCCAGAATAACTTGCGCATGCTTGTATGCATCGGCATTGCTGGAAATAACACGAGAAACAAGGTTAAGTCTATCCTTTGTGAGGCGAATTTCCAGGGGTGTTATCGTAAGACCATGTTTGGAAGGGACGTTGAAGGAACAAATGCGGGAAGTAGCCTCAATaaaatctttttctttgacgatAGTATCCGATGAATGAGGTACTTCCAGGCTAAGAATATATCAGACGATAACATTTTGGTGCATCTTTGAGAAATCTACGTACCAATCATACGCAAGTTTCATATCTCCTACCTTATAGTTGCCAGAATTTGCATTATCATAAAACTCGCGAGAGCACGAAAGACAAACGGATTCAATCGTCTCGGCGTTGAGCGTTAGTTTATGATGCGGGCCGTATAACATCCGTTTGGCAATCTCGAAGTCTAAAAAAATACAATTTAGCGAAATGGCAGAAAATCAGAGTGGCCGTCCTTACTGCCTGTGCTAAGCAATCCAGTGAGAAATATACTCTGCATTTCATCGATAGATAACAAACAGAATGCGCCTCTCGAGTTTGGATCGCCTCCACCTGTAAGTTTTTCCATATCTCCTAATAGCCATTCCCAATCTTCAATTCCGCTGAGTTTGTCGTATTTACCTCCTGCGCGCCTTGCCATTCTGTTAGCCCATGCCCTCTGCTCTTTGATATCTCCGCTGCTCTGAAGAAACCATCGGAGAGGAGCAGGAACACTCCACCGAGATAAAATTTCTCCCGACTCGAGGTGAACATCAAGGATATCCAGAGCCCTGGACAACGAGGTGAACGGCAAGGGTTGGAAGAATAGAAGTAAATCGCTTGCTGAGCACGGTGGTTGATTGGTGCTTGGAGTAACAAATGCCCCTAAAGATGCCACTGTTGTGTCTGCAGCCTCCTCGTCGCTGTTTACATCTCTGGAAACGTCCCACACAGGCAAGCATTCAAATATACTGCTCATTATGGACCATTCAGTGAGACTGTCGCTCGCGTACAGAAGCGCAAGCGCAAGACGAGCCATgtcttcgtcatctttgATAATTCTTTGAGAAGTGGGAAGTGTAGGCTTCGATGCGTTGAATATAGCCGCAGCAAGTTCAAGGGATGTTGATAAGACATATTGATGAAGAATGCGAGTCGGAAGGGAAGGATCTGGTATGCCAGCACGTTCTGCCCTAGCTTCCAGGACGAAAAGATATGGCATAACCAGCCTAGAAATGTCGTAAGCGATGGTTTCTGAAGTCGAGTTGGCCAGATAAGCACGAACGACAGCGAGTGCATCCATGGAGTACCATTGATCAAGGGTCCAGTCACTATCAATATTGGGTCCTTGGGGTGCGTCATAGACGAGTCGCGAAAGAAGACTGAGTTCTTCTCCAAGTTCGTCAAGTTGGGGAATGCCTTGTGATGCGCCGTGTTGAACCATGGCTAAAGCTAAATCAATGGCGCCGGTTGACTTTATCACAATGTTAACACGATTCTTATACCAATTAGAAAGTTCTTCTGCAGTAAGGGGTCCCGCGATTCCGCTAAACGAGACTTCTTCGTTAATCTGGTTTGTAGGTAACGAAGAAATCTGAATCTGAATGGCTTCCTGGACATCAGGTAGTTCCGATATATCTCGAGTCTTTCTCCAGCTATATTCCTGCCATACTGCTTCTCTGTACATGGATGCATCTAGCGACGGCAGTATACTGCGACATGTTGACGGATGGATGTGTTCTGGAATGCAATCGAGTATCTTGAAACGACAAGGCCAAAGAGCCGTTCCATGCTTCTCACAAAGAACTCTGAGAGCATCAATTGCTTCCAGGGAGGCTAACTGGCAAGCAGACCATAGAAGGTCATTTTGAAGGAAGTCAGCCAAGCACAAGGGAGGTGGTCCAACAGAATTTGGTAGTGGTGTGGGTTTGCTAGTGGGACCAGGATTTTCATCTGCCCAAGGGTCGTCTTCCCATTCAGCGTCCGTTTCTTCAACTTGTGTTTGCACACCTCTGGGAAACTGCGCCTCCATTTCGACATAGGTGTTAAGTCTGTCGAGTCGTTGAAGGAGGATTTGTCGGAAATGGCAAAGAAGTGCATCGGTAGGCGAGGATTTGAAGTGAAGGTGCATTGCTTCGAGACTTCCGTTAGGGGACAATGGTTGCGGCGGTGACGCCTGTGCAATTATGTCGTTACATCTTGCGACAACCCGTTCTGTGCGCGATATGCCGAGGGTTAGTAGAGCGCGTTGAGTAGGCGTGTCATTCAATAAACGGTCTACGCATGCTGAAACAACCCATAGATCATCATGAATACGGCCGAGAATATTGTCGACATTCTCGGCAGTAAGTTGGTCATTGTTGAGGGCAGTCCATGAAGTCGTTGAAGGAAAAAGCATGTCGTTGCTGGTTAGGGTTCATAATGCTCAAGAACACGACAACGCCCAGTGTATCATCATTCCCATATTTGGAAAGTCTACTAAAGTTACAGCACCATGTGTCCTGCACGCGATTTTTTGGCGGTCTACCACAGTTGAGCACTTCCGACTGGGTAAAAGTAAATGTACAGTGATATAAAAGTGTCCATCTAAGTCTAACCCTCAAGATAGGTATGAAAAACGAAAATCAAAATAGTGTATCCTAGTCATGTTAGACCGTCATTACTCGCGTTTCAACGAGTGAAAACTCATACCTCGTCGCGTAAGTATTCTCCAACATCACTGAAAAGCCATCAGTAAGCTGAAAGTGCTACATTAGTCAGAAAACATACGCTTGATGGAATACAATAATCGCAGTGGGATCCAGTTTGCGTGTGTCCACTGTCGATCGGGCTGTTACTCCAAATCCCTTCAGGTATAATAATGATCGGTAAATACGATTCGCAACCAAGCGAAGTCGACGTACTAATGGTATATCTTTCATACTGTAGACAACGACACCTTGGTGCTCTGGTGTGTCCTCCGTAATTTTTCCCAGATGCGCCTTCACTACATGGTTTCCGTAAAGGAAAGGCATCTCTCCGTTAGGCTTGATCCAGATCTGAAAGCACCTTGATTAATTGCTCGGAAATTTTCAGTAATAATTCTTACCTTGTATTTGGCATACTGGGCAACATAATCTAGAGAAGTAATGTGCAACTTAAACTTGCCACTTTTGCTGAACTTGCCGAAGCAGGTTCCAAGGCTAACAAGGTTAGGTCTCGCAACAGAGATTCCAAGACGCATTGATGACTCAGAGACGTAGTAAACACGGTCTCTGTGTAATCTGAAGCAGTACGGTTCGTCGGGGCGGTCAATGAGATGAACAAGATTTTTGCCCTGGTAGTCAATTTGTATGAGTGATGTAGCAAAGAAGGATGACAGAAAAACAAACTATGTAGTTAGCAAGTTTGGTGAAAACCGCCTTGGATTCTTCTTCTGTGAGGGGCCGCATATTGGTGACAATGTTCTCTCAAcctcaaaaaaagaaatgctAAGGACCGTGTCAGATTACGTAATGATGTACGTGACCATGTCCTTCGGTCCGTTGCGGGGTCATAACCTCCGCGAATGCCCTCAATACGCAGAGGCACGATAAGAATTACAGAAAGTCTCGAAATACATATTCCTACCGGACATACTAGGGACCGTCCCTGGCATAAAAGCAGATAAAAGCACTATCATCCTTTCTAGCAACCTCCGGAGCGTACACTCGCACTGGTACCCGATCCACCCCTCCCAAACCTCCGATGAATCAGACCCTGACCTATGACCCGAATGACAAACAACCACACGCTACACTCCTCTCCATTCCAACAACTTCTCGATGCACTTCCTATTCTACAGAGCAGATTTTTTTATAATAGTCTCCCTTTCACCTATATTCCTTTCTATCTAATATTTTCTCTATTCTCCTTATAAAAACGCCACACAAACCATTAATAATGCAAACATACACCTACAGCTGATCCTCTAGATAGACAAATCCTGATACTTAGTGCATAGTAGATACCCTAGCGTAGAAAGGTGAGGAACGCTCACCCGTGCGTCTTAGCACATAGATTGCTTGCTGCACGATAATAAATAGATTACAAAAAAAACGTTACAAAGCTTAGAATAGCGATAGTAACTAGTAAGTGAACAATATAAAAGTCAGACTACTTATTGCCGACTGGTTGGTTTTCGTACTGCGGTTTCTCTGCCTGTGGCTGTGATCGTGCTACAGATTCTTTCATCGTGGAGGATGAGAGGAGATTATAGGCGGGTCCCCAAAAGTCGAACCGTTCTTTGGTCTCTCCCGTGGGGTTCAAAATACCTGACCACCCTTC
Coding sequences:
- a CDS encoding 60S ribosome subunit biogenesis protein nip7; protein product: MRPLTEEESKAVFTKLANYIGKNLVHLIDRPDEPYCFRLHRDRVYYVSESSMRLGISVARPNLVSLGTCFGKFSKSGKFKLHITSLDYVAQYAKYKIWIKPNGEMPFLYGNHVVKAHLGKITEDTPEHQGVVVYSMKDIPLGFGVTARSTVDTRKLDPTAIIVFHQANDMLFPSTTSWTALNNDQLTAENVDNILGRIHDDLWVVSACVDRLLNDTPTQRALLTLGISRTERVVARCNDIIAQASPPQPLSPNGSLEAMHLHFKSSPTDALLCHFRQILLQRLDRLNTYVEMEAQFPRGVQTQVEETDAEWEDDPWADENPGPTSKPTPLPNSVGPPPLCLADFLQNDLLWSACQLASLEAIDALRVLCEKHGTALWPCRFKILDCIPEHIHPSTCRSILPSLDASMYREAVWQEYSWRKTRDISELPDVQEAIQIQISSLPTNQINEEVSFSGIAGPLTAEELSNWYKNRVNIVIKSTGAIDLALAMVQHGASQGIPQLDELGEELSLLSRLVYDAPQGPNIDSDWTLDQWYSMDALAVVRAYLANSTSETIAYDISRLVMPYLFVLEARAERAGIPDPSLPTRILHQYVLSTSLELAAAIFNASKPTLPTSQRIIKDDEDMARLALALLYASDSLTEWSIMSSIFECLPVWDVSRDVNSDEEAADTTVASLGAFVTPSTNQPPCSASDLLLFFQPLPFTSLSRALDILDVHLESGEILSRWSVPAPLRWFLQSSGDIKEQRAWANRMARRAGGKYDKLSGIEDWEWLLGDMEKLTGGGDPNSRGAFYFEIAKRMLYGPHHKLTLNAETIESVCLSCSREFYDNANSGNYKVGDMKLAYDCLEVPHSSDTIVKEKDFIEATSRICSFNVPSKHGLTITPLEIRLTKDRLNLVSRVISSNADAYKHAQVILELSNKLGYAGDSVAEVKVLAMLADTALQAEDFTRAYENNERMVRTVTELRHMTTMGSDDDRVKEASEVCWIACYQLGRQQEYDDLPKKMTLLGYALELCPPDQINEVLSAWRKLERENSQAHEAKLQRRRTGDTVLNSRKTDNVPGNVASSLRARLQDFHVPSPPLLSTPDAAALASRTFKSVAANFPFGVGHRARSQVSDTDGRGSPRSESSRRTDGEDVSSQASRVLSKGIGWLIGADEGI